From the Danio aesculapii chromosome 9, fDanAes4.1, whole genome shotgun sequence genome, one window contains:
- the bbs5 gene encoding Bardet-Biedl syndrome 5 protein homolog, which translates to MASVLDALWEDRDVRFDITAQQMKTRPGEALIDCLDSIEDTKGNNGDRGRLLVTNLRIIWHSLALPRVNLSVGYNCIINITTRTANSKLRGQTEALYILTKSNNTRFEFIFTNVVPGSPRLFTSVIAVHRAYETSKMYRDLKLRGALIQNKQLRLLPQEQVYDKINGVWNLSSDQGNLGTFFITNVRIVWHANMNESFNVSIPYLQIRSIRIRDSKFGLALVIESSQQTGGYVLGFKIDPMDKLQDAVKEINSLHKVYSANPIFGVEYEMEEKPQPLEELTVEQPPDDVEIEPDEHTDAFTAYFADGNKQHDREPVFSEELGLAIEKLKDGFTLQGLWEVMG; encoded by the exons ATGGCGTCGGTGTTGGACGCGCTCTGGGAGGACAGAGACGTGAGATTTGACATCACTGCACA GCAGATGAAGACCAGACCAGGTGAAGCACTCATCGACTGCCTGGATTCAATTGAGGACACAAAGGGAAATAACGGAGATAGAG GGAGACTCCTGGTGACCAATTTGAGGATAATCTGGCATTCGCTAGCACTTCCAAGAGTCAACCTGT CTGTGGGATACAACTGCATTATTAATATCACCACAAGGACTGCGAATTCC AAACTAAGAGGTCAGACTGAAGCGCTTTACATATTAACCAAATCTAATAACACTAGATTTGAGTTCATCTTCACGAATGTGGTCCCAGGAAGTCCGAGACTCTTTACATCTGTCATTGCAGTTCACAg GGCTTATGAGACGTCTAAAATGTATCGAGATCTAAAACTCAGAGGAGCACTTATTCAGAACAAACAGCTGAGGCTTCTGCCACAGGAGCAGGTTTATGACAAGATTAACGGAGTATGGAACCTGTCTAGTGATCAG GGTAATCTTGGGACGTTTTTCATTACTAATGTGAGAATCGTGTGGCATGCCAACATGAATGAGAGCTTCAACGTCAGCATTCCCTATCTGCAAATT CGCTCCATAAGGATTAGAGACTCAAAATTTGGACTTGCTCTTGTGATTGAGAGCTCTCAGCAG ACAGGGGGGTATGTGTTGGGATTCAAGATCGATCCAATGGACAAGTTACAGGATGCAGTGAAGGAAATCAACTCCCTGCACAAAGTGTACTCCGCAAACCCTATTTTTGGTGTGGAATATGAGATGGAGGAAAAG CCTCAGCCCCTGGAGGAGCTGACCGTAGAGCAGCCGCCTGATGATGTGGAGATTGAGCCGGATGAGCACACGGATGCTTTTACT GCTTATTTTGCAGATGGAAATAAg CAACATGATCGTGAGCCGGTGTTTTCTGAAGAACTGGGTTTGGCAATAGAGAAACTGAAAGATGGATTCACACTTCAGGGACTCTGGGAAGTCATGGGTTGA